Proteins found in one Triticum urartu cultivar G1812 chromosome 4, Tu2.1, whole genome shotgun sequence genomic segment:
- the LOC125552314 gene encoding endo-1,4-beta-xylanase 5-like codes for MRSRGSFALGHAVVFLAWLMVHCGGGLVGAVPPDGWYDYTAHTDCRGRPEPAQYNGGILKYGNGDDPNGYKTTETGVLSPAFVVYNLNKSTMYTFSGWVKLEGSPSALITARLAPDNSGTRCIGTVLARSDCWAFLKGGFVLDWPTQTSVIFFQNADRTPMKITTASASLQPFTTDQWSMHQKDTIRKRRKRMATIHVADPHGTRVVGASVSVEQTSKDFPLGSAIASTILGNDAYQKWFVERFNAAVFEDELKWYSTEPASGLLRFDVPDQMLAFVRSHRVMVRGHNIFWENQDATPRWVKGLSPEDLRSAVNTRIQSLMTRYRGEFAHWDVNNEMLHFNFYEQRLGANATMEFFSVAQDADPLATLFMNEYNVVETCDDASSTVDAYVARLKDLRAGGAVLEGIGLEGHFSRPNIPYMRAVLDKLATLNLPIWFTEIDINNKFDAQTQAVYLEQVLREAYAHPAVSGVMLWTALHEGGCYQMCLTDWNLKNLPVGDVVDRLLQEWQTGQVAGPTDAHGAYSFSGYLGEYVVTVNAGNTSKQATFSLSPGDETRHITVQI; via the exons ATGAGGAGCCGTGGTAGCTTTGCTCTAGGCCATGCGGTGGTGTTTCTCGCGTGGTTGATGGTGCATTGCGGCGGCGGGCTTGTCGGCGCCGTGCCTCCTG ATGGTTGGTACGATTACACTGCCCACACGGAC TGCAGAGGCCGCCCGGAGCCGGCGCAGTACAACGGCGGGATTCTCAAGTACGGCAACGGCGACGACCCCAACGGGTACAAGACGACGGAGACCGGCGTCCTGTCCCCGGCGTTCGTGGTCTACAACCTCAACAAGTCCACGATGTACACCTTCTCGGGCTGGGTGAAGCTGGAGGGCTCTCCCTCGGCTCTCATCACCGCGAGGCTGGCCCCGGACAACTCCGGCACGAGGTGCATCGGGACGGTCCTCGCCAGGAGCGACTGCTGGGCGTTCCTCAAGGGCGGCTTCGTCCTCGACTGGCCAACTCAGACCTCCGTCATCTTCTTCCAG AATGCTGATAGGACCCCGATGAAGATCACCACTGCGAGCGCCTCGCTCCAGCCGTTCACGACGGATCAATGGTCGATGCACCAGAAAGATACGATCCGGAAG aggaggaagaggatggCCACCATCCACGTCGCCGACCCGCACGGCACGCGCGTGGTCGGCGCGTCGGTGTCTGTGGAGCAGACGTCCAAGGACTTCCCGCTGGGGTCGGCGATCGCGTCCACCATCCTGGGCAACGACGCGTACCAGAAGTGGTTCGTGGAGCGGTTCAACGCGGCGGTGTTCGAGGACGAGCTCAAGTGGTACTCGACGGAGCCGGCGTCGGGGCTGCTCCGGTTCGACGTGCCGGACCAGATGCTGGCGTTCGTGCGGTCGCACCGGGTGATGGTGCGCGGGCACAACATCTTCTGGGAGAACCAGGACGCCACCCCCCGGTGGGTGAAGGGCCTGTCACCGGAGGACCTCCGGTCCGCCGTGAACACGCGCATCCAGAGCCTCATGACCCGCTACCGCGGCGAGTTCGCGCACTGGGACGTGAACAACGAGATGCTGCACTTCAACTTCTACGAGCAGCGGCTGGGCGCCAACGCCACCATGGAGTTCTTCAGCGTGGCGCAGGACGCCGACCCGCTCGCCACGCTCTTCATGAACGAGTACAACGTGGTGGAGACCTGCGACGACGCCTCCTCCACCGTGGACGCGTACGTGGCGCGGCTCAAGGACCTCCGCGCCGGCGGCGCCGTGCTGGAGGGGATCGGCCTCGAGGGCCACTTCTCCAGGCCCAACATCCCCTACATGAGGGCCGTGCTCGACAAGCTGGCCACGCTCAACCTGCCCATCTGGTTCACCGAGATCGACATCAACAACAAGTTCGACGCGCAGACGCAGGCCGTGTACCTGGAGCAGGTGCTGCGGGAGGCGTACGCGCACCCGGCGGTGAGCGGCGTCATGCTCTGGACGGCGCTGCACGAGGGCGGGTGCTACCAGATGTGCCTCACGGACTGGAACCTCAAGAACCTGCCGGTGGGGGACGTCGTCGACCGCCTGCTGCAGGAGTGGCAGACGGGGCAGGTCGCCGGGCCGACGGACGCGCACGGCGCATACAGCTTCAGCGGCTACCTCGGCGAGTACGTGGTCACCGTGAACGCCGGCAACACCTCGAAGCAGGCCACCTTCTCGCTGTCCCCGGGGGACGAGACCAGGCACATCACCGTTCAGATATGA